The Bradyrhizobium sp. WBAH42 genome includes a window with the following:
- a CDS encoding uracil-DNA glycosylase, whose product MTTSRSEAARSSRQPLTVVPDRDCPLCPRLVAFREANRAREPSWHNAPVAPFGDIKARLLIVGLAPGMQGANRTGRPFTGDYAGDLLYATLIEYGFARGTYQARPDDGLKLVDCRIANAVHCVPPQNKPLPIEINTCRQFLVANLATMPNLRAIVALGRIAHDSVLKPLNLKASQAPFGHGAVHQAGAFRLYDSYHCSRYNTNTGVLTPDMFRSVFAKVKADLD is encoded by the coding sequence ATGACGACTTCGAGGAGTGAGGCGGCACGGTCCAGCCGCCAGCCTCTCACCGTCGTTCCCGACCGTGACTGCCCGCTCTGTCCGCGCCTGGTCGCCTTTCGCGAGGCGAACCGCGCGCGCGAGCCATCGTGGCACAATGCGCCTGTTGCGCCCTTCGGCGACATCAAGGCCCGCCTCCTGATCGTGGGCCTCGCGCCGGGAATGCAGGGCGCCAACCGCACGGGGCGGCCGTTCACGGGCGACTATGCCGGCGACCTGCTCTACGCCACGCTGATCGAATACGGCTTTGCCAGGGGCACCTATCAGGCGCGCCCGGACGACGGCCTGAAACTCGTCGATTGCCGGATCGCCAATGCAGTGCATTGCGTGCCGCCGCAGAACAAGCCGCTGCCGATCGAGATCAACACCTGCCGCCAGTTCCTCGTGGCCAATCTAGCGACGATGCCGAACCTGCGCGCGATCGTCGCGCTCGGGCGGATTGCGCACGACAGCGTGCTCAAGCCGCTGAACCTGAAGGCCTCACAAGCCCCCTTCGGTCATGGCGCGGTGCATCAGGCCGGCGCGTTCAGGCTCTACGACAGCTATCACTGCTCCCGCTACAACACGAATACCGGCGTGCTGACCCCGGACATGTTCAGATCGGTGTTCGCGAAGGTGAAGGCGGATCTCGACTAG
- a CDS encoding peroxiredoxin: protein MNQRNLLEVDWSQIPAPSDDGAAAHLEGMTLPPIGLLATDDTSVTLSALRGRTVVFAYPRTGEPGKIALVDDWDMIPGARGCTPQTCAFRDLYAELKAAGASHVFGLSTQSNDYQIEMASRLHLPFPVLSDEKLALTRALNLPTMEVAGLTLIKRLALVIDDARITHVFYPVFPPDRNAGDVLAWLKANPANS from the coding sequence ATGAATCAACGGAACCTGCTCGAGGTCGACTGGAGCCAGATTCCCGCTCCTTCCGACGACGGCGCCGCTGCCCATCTAGAGGGCATGACGTTGCCGCCGATCGGCCTGCTCGCGACCGACGATACATCGGTCACGCTGTCGGCGCTGCGCGGCCGCACCGTGGTGTTCGCCTATCCCCGCACCGGAGAGCCCGGCAAGATCGCGCTGGTCGACGATTGGGACATGATCCCGGGAGCGCGCGGCTGCACGCCCCAGACCTGCGCATTCCGCGATCTCTACGCCGAGCTGAAAGCCGCCGGCGCCTCGCACGTGTTCGGCCTCTCGACCCAGAGCAACGACTACCAGATCGAGATGGCTTCGCGCCTGCATCTGCCGTTCCCGGTGCTCTCGGACGAGAAGCTGGCGCTGACGCGCGCCTTGAACTTGCCGACCATGGAGGTCGCGGGCCTGACGCTGATCAAGCGCCTCGCGCTTGTTATCGACGACGCCAGGATCACACACGTGTTCTATCCCGTGTTTCCGCCCGATCGGAACGCCGGCGACGTGCTGGCCTGGCTCAAGGCGAATCCCGCCAATAGCTAG
- the smpB gene encoding SsrA-binding protein SmpB, which yields MADKNERPIKVMAENRKARFNYAIEDTIEAGIALTGTEVKSIRNGKSTIAESYADSKNGEIWLINATIPEYLQGNRFNHEPKRPRKLLLHRRQINKLIGAVDREGMTLIPLKLYFNERGRAKLQLAVAKGKKLHDKRESEKKRDWSREKGRLLRARG from the coding sequence ATGGCCGATAAGAACGAACGTCCGATCAAGGTGATGGCGGAAAATCGCAAGGCGCGTTTCAACTACGCCATCGAGGACACGATCGAGGCGGGCATTGCGCTGACCGGCACCGAGGTCAAGTCGATCCGCAACGGCAAGAGCACGATCGCGGAATCCTATGCCGATTCCAAGAACGGCGAGATCTGGCTGATCAACGCCACCATTCCCGAATATCTGCAAGGCAACCGCTTCAACCACGAGCCCAAGCGGCCGCGAAAGCTGCTGCTCCACCGCCGGCAGATCAACAAGCTGATCGGCGCGGTCGATCGCGAGGGCATGACACTGATCCCGCTCAAGCTTTACTTCAACGAGCGCGGCCGGGCCAAGCTGCAGCTGGCGGTTGCCAAGGGCAAGAAGCTGCACGACAAGCGCGAATCGGAGAAGAAGCGCGACTGGAGCCGGGAGAAGGGCCGGCTGCTGCGGGCGAGGGGATGA
- the mscL gene encoding large conductance mechanosensitive channel protein MscL has product MLKEFREFAMKGNVVDLAVGVIIGAAFGAIVTSLVGDVIMPIIGAATGGLDFSNYFIPLSKAVTATNLADAKKQGAVLAYGSFLTLTINFIIVAFVLFLVIRAMNTLKRKEEAAPAAPPRPSAEVELLTEIRDLLKK; this is encoded by the coding sequence ATGCTCAAGGAGTTCCGTGAGTTCGCCATGAAGGGCAACGTCGTCGACCTCGCGGTCGGCGTCATCATCGGCGCGGCCTTCGGCGCCATCGTCACCTCGCTGGTCGGTGACGTCATCATGCCGATCATCGGCGCTGCGACAGGCGGCCTCGACTTCTCGAACTACTTCATCCCCTTGTCGAAGGCGGTCACCGCCACCAACTTAGCGGATGCGAAAAAGCAAGGCGCCGTCCTTGCTTACGGCAGCTTCCTGACGCTGACGATCAACTTCATCATCGTCGCCTTCGTGCTGTTCCTGGTGATCCGCGCCATGAACACCTTGAAGCGCAAGGAGGAGGCGGCGCCCGCCGCTCCGCCAAGGCCGTCGGCCGAAGTCGAGCTGCTGACCGAGATCCGCGATCTCCTCAAGAAGTGA
- the dapA gene encoding 4-hydroxy-tetrahydrodipicolinate synthase, whose amino-acid sequence MAAKTKFRGSFTALVTPFKNGALDEAAFRSLVNWQISEGTNGLVPVGTTGESPTLSHDEHKKVVEWCIAEAKGRVPVIAGAGSNSTKEAIELSQHAEKAGADAVLIVTPYYNKPTQEGMYQHFKAINDAIGIPIIIYNIPPRSVIDMSVDTMKRLWELKNIAGVKDATASMVRVSQQRAAMGEDFNQLSGEDATIIGYMAHGGHGCISVTSNVAPRLCSEFHAAWQKGDTKAALAIHDKLMPLHNNLFIESNPAPIKYAMSLLGKLDETLRLPMVPVSEPTRVAVKSAMVHAGLIN is encoded by the coding sequence ATGGCAGCCAAGACGAAATTCCGAGGGTCGTTCACCGCCTTGGTCACCCCGTTCAAGAACGGCGCGCTGGACGAGGCGGCGTTTCGCTCCCTGGTCAACTGGCAGATCTCCGAGGGCACCAATGGCCTCGTTCCGGTCGGCACCACCGGCGAGAGCCCGACGCTCAGCCATGACGAGCACAAGAAGGTCGTGGAATGGTGCATCGCTGAAGCCAAGGGCCGCGTGCCCGTCATCGCGGGGGCCGGCTCCAACTCGACCAAGGAGGCGATCGAGCTCTCGCAGCACGCCGAAAAGGCGGGCGCGGACGCCGTGCTGATCGTCACGCCCTATTACAACAAGCCGACCCAGGAAGGGATGTACCAGCACTTCAAGGCGATCAACGATGCGATCGGGATTCCGATCATCATCTACAACATCCCGCCGCGTTCGGTGATCGACATGTCGGTCGACACCATGAAGCGGCTGTGGGAGCTGAAGAACATCGCCGGCGTCAAGGATGCCACCGCCAGCATGGTCCGTGTGTCGCAGCAGCGCGCGGCAATGGGCGAGGATTTCAACCAACTCTCCGGCGAGGACGCCACCATCATCGGCTACATGGCCCATGGCGGCCATGGCTGCATCTCGGTGACCTCGAACGTCGCGCCGCGCCTGTGCTCGGAGTTCCACGCCGCCTGGCAGAAGGGCGACACCAAGGCGGCGCTCGCGATCCACGACAAGCTGATGCCGCTGCACAACAACCTCTTCATCGAGAGCAATCCGGCGCCGATCAAGTACGCGATGTCGCTGCTCGGCAAGCTGGACGAGACGTTGCGGCTGCCGATGGTTCCGGTGTCCGAGCCGACCCGCGTTGCCGTGAAAAGCGCGATGGTTCACGCCGGCCTGATCAACTGA
- a CDS encoding lytic transglycosylase domain-containing protein, producing MAGLSMGCAALAKSNETAAETKDPAKPAAKDAAKGATKGSTQGSTKETAKDTAKGTGKDAAKAASKGASGTPAKDAAKKPDAGKNAIKEPAKDKPNDKPKPAAAAPAAAPKAAPTVSGAPPKAAPAPAVTATIKPTAPAPARPAAAPMLAPATRQHATPRKPVIPAAVAATSSTSQSDKDTLESVIELVRKRKAGDATNAAAGISDPVARKLAEWIILRSDDNGVTVERYRAFLSANPSWPSQTFLRRRLEAAMWDDRRDETVAWSWFENESPISAKGRFTLAKAMLARGDRANAERLVREAWRGDPMSEDTENNALDQFGALLTPGDQKARMDNLLYGSENEAALRAAKRLGAGYVALAKARIAAVKKAPNARALLDAVPRELHSDPGFVFSKIQLLRREEKFTEAAQLMLSAPKDPGRLHNLDEWWIERRLLARKMIDTEEFRSAYLIARDAALPSRDIYKTEQEFTAGWIALRFLNDPTTAAQHFARIGVGSVNPTTLARAGYWQGRAAEAMGRQQEARNAYARAAEQSTSYYGQLARAKLGLPQIELNNQPRGRGAERLEIVRAAQLLYELDERELAVPMLADMGENGDPEALAGLGELTQRYSDARGMLLLGKAALNRGLPFDFYAYPVNGIPQFTPIGPEVERSIVYAIARQESAFNPSVVSPAQAYGLMQVTPDAARYVCKRHGATYDLGRLKNDSVYNATLGSAELGGLLEDYRGSYIMTFAAYNAGRGSVKKWVERYGDPRDPKVDAVDWVELIPFSETRNYVQRIMENLQVYRARFGGGTRLQIEADLRRGAGSVE from the coding sequence ATGGCTGGGCTGTCGATGGGCTGCGCCGCCCTCGCCAAGTCCAACGAGACGGCCGCGGAAACCAAGGATCCCGCCAAGCCGGCCGCCAAGGACGCGGCGAAGGGCGCGACCAAGGGATCGACCCAGGGATCTACCAAGGAAACAGCGAAGGACACAGCCAAGGGAACCGGCAAGGACGCCGCGAAAGCCGCGAGCAAGGGTGCGTCTGGCACCCCCGCCAAGGACGCCGCGAAGAAGCCCGACGCCGGCAAGAACGCCATCAAGGAACCGGCGAAGGACAAGCCCAACGACAAACCCAAGCCTGCGGCCGCAGCCCCTGCAGCCGCGCCAAAGGCGGCGCCGACTGTGAGCGGCGCGCCGCCCAAGGCAGCCCCCGCCCCGGCCGTGACGGCCACCATCAAACCGACTGCGCCAGCCCCCGCGAGGCCGGCCGCAGCTCCCATGCTGGCGCCTGCAACCCGCCAGCATGCAACGCCGCGCAAGCCGGTCATCCCGGCTGCCGTCGCGGCGACATCGTCGACGTCGCAGTCCGACAAGGACACGCTGGAGAGCGTCATCGAGCTCGTGCGCAAGCGCAAGGCCGGCGACGCCACCAATGCCGCGGCCGGTATCTCCGATCCGGTCGCGCGAAAGCTCGCCGAATGGATCATCCTGCGCAGCGACGACAATGGCGTGACCGTGGAACGCTATCGCGCCTTCCTCTCCGCCAATCCGAGCTGGCCGTCGCAGACCTTCCTGCGCCGGCGCCTCGAGGCCGCGATGTGGGACGACAGGCGCGACGAGACGGTCGCGTGGTCGTGGTTCGAGAACGAGTCGCCCATTTCCGCCAAGGGCCGCTTCACGCTCGCCAAGGCGATGCTCGCCCGCGGCGACCGCGCCAATGCCGAGCGGCTGGTGCGCGAGGCCTGGCGCGGCGACCCGATGTCGGAGGATACCGAGAACAACGCGCTGGACCAGTTCGGCGCCCTGCTCACGCCGGGCGACCAGAAGGCGCGGATGGACAACCTGCTCTACGGCAGCGAGAACGAGGCGGCGCTGCGCGCCGCCAAGCGCCTCGGCGCCGGCTATGTCGCGCTCGCCAAGGCGCGCATCGCCGCGGTCAAGAAGGCGCCGAACGCGCGGGCACTGCTCGATGCGGTGCCGCGCGAGCTGCACAGCGATCCCGGCTTCGTCTTCAGCAAGATCCAGCTCCTGCGTCGCGAGGAGAAGTTCACTGAAGCCGCCCAGCTGATGCTGTCCGCGCCGAAGGATCCGGGTCGCCTCCACAATCTCGACGAATGGTGGATCGAGCGGCGCCTCTTGGCGCGCAAGATGATCGACACCGAGGAATTCCGCAGCGCCTATCTGATCGCGCGCGACGCCGCCCTGCCCTCGCGCGACATCTACAAGACCGAGCAGGAGTTCACCGCCGGGTGGATCGCGCTGCGCTTCCTCAACGACCCCACGACAGCCGCCCAGCACTTCGCCCGCATCGGCGTCGGCAGCGTCAATCCGACCACGCTGGCGCGTGCCGGCTATTGGCAGGGCCGCGCTGCCGAGGCGATGGGCCGCCAGCAGGAGGCGCGCAACGCCTATGCGCGGGCGGCCGAGCAATCGACCAGCTATTACGGCCAGCTCGCGCGCGCAAAGCTCGGCCTGCCGCAGATCGAGCTCAACAACCAGCCGCGCGGGCGCGGCGCCGAGCGGCTCGAGATCGTGCGCGCGGCGCAACTGCTCTACGAGCTCGATGAGCGCGAGCTCGCGGTGCCCATGCTCGCCGACATGGGCGAGAACGGCGATCCCGAGGCGCTTGCCGGCCTCGGCGAGCTGACGCAGCGCTATAGCGATGCGCGCGGCATGCTGCTGCTCGGCAAGGCCGCACTCAACCGCGGCCTGCCGTTCGATTTCTATGCCTACCCCGTCAACGGCATTCCTCAGTTCACGCCGATCGGCCCCGAGGTCGAGCGCAGCATCGTCTATGCGATCGCGCGGCAGGAAAGCGCATTCAACCCGTCGGTGGTGTCGCCGGCGCAGGCCTACGGGCTGATGCAGGTGACGCCCGACGCCGCCCGCTACGTCTGCAAGCGCCATGGCGCAACCTATGACCTGGGACGGCTGAAGAACGATTCGGTCTACAACGCCACGCTCGGCTCGGCGGAGCTGGGCGGACTGCTCGAGGATTATCGCGGCTCCTACATCATGACCTTCGCCGCTTACAATGCCGGCCGCGGCAGCGTGAAGAAATGGGTCGAACGTTACGGCGATCCGCGCGACCCCAAGGTCGACGCCGTCGACTGGGTCGAGCTGATTCCGTTCTCCGAGACGCGCAACTACGTGCAGCGAATCATGGAGAACCTTCAGGTCTACCGCGCCCGCTTCGGCGGCGGCACCCGCCTGCAGATCGAAGCCGATCTGCGCCGCGGCGCCGGAAGCGTGGAATAG
- a CDS encoding DUF3551 domain-containing protein — protein sequence MLAMTAPSMIATVIALVAPAAAEPLDPRYPVCLQKWEWGGSSRTYCSFLSWEDCRAAAMGLSAMCLANPYWSQPGESGPSGAPHGRSAPMTRTW from the coding sequence ATGTTGGCCATGACAGCGCCATCGATGATTGCGACGGTCATCGCACTTGTTGCGCCTGCAGCTGCCGAACCCCTCGATCCCCGTTACCCGGTCTGCCTCCAGAAATGGGAGTGGGGTGGCAGCAGCAGGACTTACTGTAGCTTCCTGTCTTGGGAGGACTGCAGGGCCGCGGCTATGGGACTATCTGCGATGTGCCTGGCAAATCCATATTGGTCGCAGCCGGGCGAATCCGGTCCCTCCGGCGCCCCGCACGGCCGCTCCGCCCCGATGACCAGGACGTGGTGA
- a CDS encoding porin produces MKFKSLLLGSAAGLLAVGGAQAADLPVKAKAVEYVKICSLYGAGFYYIPGTDTCIKLGGYVRADVLANTNSDYGIGQGAPGGANNRLDNYYQTRARFDFNVDTRTATEYGVVRTYADTIFSWDTTAVTGSNPSTFSTGSASLGLYHAFIQFAGFTFGRTVSIFDTPWQSYPAGGPDFLPGGSNNVTGVNQIAYTADFGQGITASVALQDLTTAAGGQTNLYNASITAGGLSGFTSASAAGAAFIQGIYGTNDWGGTRMPDIVGAVRVDQAWGLAQFSVAAHELHTAYYGTTEPTGHPDDKWGWAVQGALSIKNIPTGAGDSINLQAVYTDGASRYNFQSLFPQNIYIYGGSGIGAYQSLGFAGIADGVFGTGTGIDTVKTWGFRGGYTHNWSPNWVSAIYGAYASLRYGNTGKALICANFVAAYGAATATCNPDFNLAVIGGNVVWTPVKNLAFTADLSYVWLDQKYSGTIAGAATANAAVAKPAATYELKDQGNLQLLLRAQRTF; encoded by the coding sequence ATGAAGTTTAAGAGCCTTTTGCTCGGTTCGGCGGCGGGTCTGCTCGCCGTTGGCGGAGCTCAGGCAGCCGATCTTCCCGTGAAGGCCAAGGCGGTCGAATACGTGAAGATCTGCTCCCTGTACGGTGCCGGATTCTACTATATTCCGGGTACCGACACCTGCATCAAGCTCGGCGGCTATGTTCGCGCCGACGTGCTGGCCAACACCAACAGCGACTACGGCATCGGTCAGGGTGCTCCCGGCGGCGCTAACAACCGTCTGGACAACTACTATCAGACCCGCGCTCGTTTCGACTTCAACGTCGATACCCGCACGGCGACCGAGTATGGCGTGGTCCGCACCTACGCCGATACGATTTTCTCTTGGGATACGACCGCGGTCACCGGCAGCAACCCGTCGACGTTCTCGACCGGTTCGGCTTCGCTCGGCCTCTACCATGCGTTCATTCAGTTCGCTGGTTTCACCTTCGGCCGCACGGTCTCGATCTTCGACACACCGTGGCAGAGCTATCCGGCTGGCGGTCCCGACTTCCTTCCGGGCGGCTCCAACAACGTCACCGGTGTGAACCAGATCGCTTATACGGCTGATTTCGGTCAGGGCATCACCGCTTCGGTGGCGTTGCAGGACCTGACGACCGCCGCTGGTGGCCAGACCAACCTCTATAACGCCAGCATCACTGCTGGTGGTCTCAGTGGCTTCACTTCGGCTTCGGCCGCCGGCGCTGCCTTCATCCAGGGCATCTACGGCACCAACGATTGGGGTGGCACGCGTATGCCCGACATCGTCGGTGCGGTTCGTGTCGACCAGGCTTGGGGTCTCGCCCAGTTCTCGGTAGCGGCGCACGAACTCCACACGGCCTACTACGGCACGACGGAACCCACTGGCCATCCCGACGACAAGTGGGGCTGGGCCGTGCAGGGCGCCTTGTCGATCAAGAACATCCCGACCGGTGCGGGTGACTCGATCAACTTGCAGGCGGTTTACACCGATGGTGCATCGCGCTACAACTTCCAGAGCCTGTTCCCGCAGAACATCTACATCTACGGCGGCAGTGGCATCGGTGCCTATCAGAGCCTCGGCTTTGCTGGTATTGCTGATGGCGTGTTCGGCACCGGTACCGGGATCGACACGGTCAAGACCTGGGGCTTCCGCGGTGGTTACACCCACAACTGGTCGCCGAACTGGGTGTCGGCCATCTACGGTGCCTATGCATCGCTTCGCTACGGCAACACGGGCAAGGCTCTGATCTGCGCGAACTTCGTCGCAGCCTACGGTGCCGCCACTGCCACGTGTAACCCCGACTTCAACCTCGCGGTTATCGGCGGTAACGTGGTCTGGACCCCGGTCAAGAACCTCGCCTTCACGGCGGACCTGAGCTATGTCTGGCTCGACCAGAAGTACTCGGGCACGATCGCGGGCGCTGCCACGGCGAACGCCGCGGTTGCGAAGCCGGCAGCCACCTACGAGCTGAAGGATCAGGGCAACCTGCAGCTTCTGCTTCGCGCTCAGCGCACCTTCTAA
- a CDS encoding tetratricopeptide repeat protein, giving the protein MRNIAAIFNEALAALNGRDLRKAEEGFRRVIKFEPSHVPALNLLTIVLMNTNRFAEAEPFIARAVKLNQGSDVSFYNYGLIAKQLGKPALAHEQFTRALRLNPNVRESWNNRGAVCNVLEQYEAAISDFDRAIALDPNYADAHANKGKSLLEIGRHAEALTFYDRALSVRPDLAEAWLGRGTALARSSRRDEALDAYDKALSIRADLAEAWIGRGNVLYGLRRHADAFASYDRALDIAPRAAAAWLGRGNAYADLKRYDEALAAYDKALTIKPDSIEAMIGRGNVFAGLKRRDDALALYDAALSIKPNSAEAWLGRGSVFLDLRRRDEALAAFDKALSIAPDLAEAWLGRGNVFGDVKRHAEALEAYDTALSIRSDLAEAWFGRGNIFADLRRHDEAFAAFDRALTLDRDLPGVEGARLYSKLNCCDWTELEAETRRLIESIRAGKGGCQPFALLSIAALAEDQRRSADFWIERLLNLAGRKAIDGVPAQADKIRVGYLSADFRTHPVSYLAAGLFEAHDRTRFETHAFSIGPAEDSELRARLERSFDQFVDLHGRSDDDIVGCIKAANIDILVDLMGHTLGARLGVFAQRPAPVLAGYLGFAGTVGGALLDYVIADESSIPAEHRKHFSEKVVWLPHCFMPHDAKGREISRVGLDRREQGLPAEGFVFCGFNNTYKLHPPTFQSWMRILKEVDGSVVWLSDLQDVAKSNLRREAEASGVDPQRLVFATRVASTADHLARHRLADLFLDTVPYNAHTTASDALWAGLPLLTLAGDAFAGRVAASLLHALDLPELITHSRDEYEGRAIELARDHERLRGIRETLEERRLTSPLFNTPLLTRSLEEAFEAMVRRYRAGLAPGHIEVPAAGSALIISE; this is encoded by the coding sequence ATGAGGAACATCGCAGCAATATTCAATGAGGCTCTCGCGGCCCTGAATGGGCGCGATCTCAGGAAGGCCGAAGAGGGCTTCAGACGCGTCATCAAGTTCGAGCCGTCGCATGTTCCGGCGCTCAACCTGCTGACCATCGTTCTCATGAACACAAACCGGTTTGCCGAGGCCGAGCCGTTCATCGCGCGCGCCGTCAAGCTCAATCAAGGATCAGATGTCTCCTTCTATAATTACGGGCTGATCGCCAAGCAGCTCGGCAAGCCAGCGCTGGCGCACGAGCAATTCACCAGAGCCCTGCGCCTCAATCCCAATGTGAGAGAGAGCTGGAATAACCGCGGCGCGGTTTGCAACGTGCTCGAGCAATACGAGGCGGCGATATCCGACTTCGACAGAGCGATTGCCCTGGACCCGAACTACGCCGACGCCCATGCGAACAAGGGCAAGTCGCTGCTCGAGATCGGACGGCACGCCGAGGCGTTGACCTTCTACGACCGGGCGCTGTCGGTCAGGCCCGACCTGGCGGAAGCCTGGCTCGGCCGCGGCACGGCACTGGCTCGATCCAGCCGCCGCGATGAGGCTCTTGATGCCTATGACAAGGCGCTCTCCATCAGGGCAGATCTGGCGGAGGCCTGGATAGGCCGGGGCAATGTCCTGTACGGACTGAGGCGTCACGCGGATGCCTTCGCATCCTACGACCGCGCACTCGATATCGCGCCGCGAGCCGCGGCCGCCTGGCTTGGCAGGGGCAATGCGTACGCTGATCTCAAGCGCTATGACGAAGCGCTTGCAGCCTACGACAAGGCACTCACGATCAAGCCGGATTCGATTGAAGCCATGATTGGTCGCGGCAACGTCTTCGCCGGCCTTAAACGCCGCGATGATGCTCTGGCGCTTTATGACGCGGCGCTTTCGATCAAGCCCAATTCGGCCGAAGCCTGGCTCGGCCGCGGCAGTGTCTTTCTGGATCTGCGGCGTCGCGACGAGGCGCTCGCCGCCTTCGACAAGGCGCTCTCCATTGCGCCGGACCTGGCCGAAGCTTGGCTCGGTCGGGGGAACGTGTTCGGAGACGTCAAGCGCCACGCGGAAGCGCTCGAGGCCTACGACACGGCGCTATCCATCAGGTCCGACCTGGCGGAAGCCTGGTTCGGGCGAGGGAATATCTTCGCCGACCTTCGGCGCCATGACGAGGCGTTCGCGGCGTTCGACAGAGCGCTCACACTCGATCGCGACCTGCCCGGAGTAGAGGGCGCGAGGCTCTATTCCAAGCTGAATTGCTGCGACTGGACAGAACTTGAGGCTGAGACAAGGCGCCTTATCGAATCCATTCGTGCGGGTAAGGGGGGCTGCCAGCCGTTCGCGCTGCTGTCGATTGCGGCATTGGCCGAGGACCAGCGACGAAGCGCCGATTTCTGGATCGAAAGGCTGCTTAACCTTGCCGGGCGCAAGGCCATCGACGGCGTCCCGGCGCAGGCTGACAAGATCCGCGTCGGTTACTTGTCGGCGGATTTTCGGACCCACCCGGTGAGCTATCTGGCCGCAGGTCTTTTCGAGGCCCACGATCGCACCAGGTTTGAAACGCACGCCTTCTCGATCGGCCCGGCCGAGGACAGCGAGCTGCGCGCAAGATTGGAGCGAAGTTTCGATCAATTCGTCGATCTCCACGGGCGGAGCGATGATGACATTGTCGGCTGCATCAAGGCGGCCAATATCGACATCCTCGTGGATCTGATGGGGCATACGCTCGGGGCGCGGCTCGGTGTTTTCGCGCAGCGGCCCGCCCCCGTTCTTGCGGGCTATCTCGGCTTCGCCGGCACCGTCGGCGGGGCGTTACTGGACTATGTGATCGCCGACGAGAGCAGCATCCCTGCCGAGCATCGCAAGCACTTTTCGGAGAAGGTCGTCTGGCTGCCGCACTGCTTCATGCCCCACGATGCCAAGGGGCGTGAAATCTCGCGTGTCGGGCTCGACAGGCGAGAGCAGGGATTGCCGGCCGAGGGCTTCGTCTTCTGCGGCTTCAACAACACCTACAAACTGCATCCGCCGACGTTTCAGAGCTGGATGCGAATCCTGAAGGAGGTGGATGGCTCCGTCGTCTGGCTTTCCGATCTCCAGGATGTCGCAAAATCCAATTTGCGAAGAGAGGCCGAGGCGAGCGGCGTCGATCCCCAGCGCCTGGTCTTTGCAACGCGCGTCGCCTCCACTGCGGACCATCTGGCGAGACACCGCCTGGCGGATCTGTTTTTGGACACGGTGCCCTATAACGCCCATACCACCGCAAGCGACGCGCTCTGGGCCGGACTGCCGCTGCTGACGCTGGCCGGAGACGCCTTCGCGGGACGGGTCGCGGCCAGCTTGCTGCATGCCCTCGATCTTCCCGAGCTGATCACGCATTCTCGTGATGAATATGAGGGGCGCGCGATCGAATTGGCTCGCGATCATGAGCGGCTCCGCGGCATTCGAGAAACTCTGGAAGAGCGTCGTCTCACGTCGCCGCTCTTCAATACGCCTTTGCTTACCCGAAGCCTCGAAGAAGCTTTCGAAGCCATGGTCCGGCGGTACCGCGCCGGATTGGCGCCGGGTCACATAGAAGTTCCCGCGGCAGGTTCCGCGCTCATTATCAGCGAATAA